Sequence from the Afifella aestuarii genome:
TTGTCGCGGCTTCAAGAATTCGCCACATAGGGCGCCATGGGCAAGGAACTGATTCCGCCTCCAGGCGGAGGCGAGGGCGACGAGAACATCGTCCCCATCAATCTGCGTGAAGCGCTTGAAGAGCGCTATCTCGCCTATGCGCTGTCGACGATCATGAATCGGGCGCTGCCGGATGTGCGCGACGGGCTGAAGCCTGTCCATCGGCGCATCCTGCATGCCATGCGTCTGATGCGGCTTCTGCCGGGCTCGGGCTTCAAAAAGTCGGCGAAGGTCGTCGGCGAGGTGATGGGTAATTTTCACCCGCATGGCGACCAGGCGATCTACGACGCCATGGTCCGCCTCGCGCAAAGCTTTGCGGTCCGCTATCCGCTCGTCGACGGGCAGGGCAATTTCGGCAATGTCGATGGCGATAACGCGGCCGCCATGCGCTACACCGAAGCGCGGCTGACCGAGGTTGCGAACCTTCTGCTTGAAGGCATCGACGAGAACGCCGTCGATTTTCGCGCCACCTATGATGGCGAGGACGAGGAGCCGGTCGTCCTTCCGGGAGCGTTCCCGAACCTTCTGGCGAACGGCGCATCGGGCATCGCCGTCGGCATGGCGACGAACATTCCTCCGCACAACGCGGCCGAATTGTGCGATGCGGCTCTCCACCTCATCAAGCACCCGAATGCGAGTGCGGAGAAGCTGCTCGAATTCGTCCCGGGTCCGGATTTCCCGACCGGTGGCGTCATCGTCTCTCCCGCCTCCGATCGGCTGGAAGCCTATTCGACCGGGCGCGGCATGATGCGCGTGCGTGCGCGCTGGGAAAAAGAGGAAGGCAGCCGCGGCGCCTGGTCGGCGATCATCACTGAAATCCCCTATCAGGTGCAGAAGGGGCGGCTGATCGAGCAGATCGCGAGCCAGATCGAGGCCCGCAAATTGCCCCTCGTGGGCGATGTTCGGGACGAGAGCGCGGAGGACGTGCGCATCGTCATCGAGCCGAAGAGCCGCACGGTCGATCCTGACCTGATGATGGAATCGCTTTTCAAGCGTGCCGATCTCGAAGTGCGCTTCTCGCTCAACATGAACGTCATCTCGCAAGGCCGTGTGCCGAAGGTGATGTCCTTGCGAGATGTCTTGAACGAATGGTTGCACCACCGGCGCGACGTGCTTCTGCGCCGCACCCGCCATCGTTTGGATAAGATCGCCCACCGTCTGGAAATTCTGGGCGGCTATCTGATCGCCTATCTCAACCTCGACGAGGTGATCCGCATCATCCGCGAAAGCGACGAGCCCAAGCCGGAGCTG
This genomic interval carries:
- the parC gene encoding DNA topoisomerase IV subunit A, translating into MGKELIPPPGGGEGDENIVPINLREALEERYLAYALSTIMNRALPDVRDGLKPVHRRILHAMRLMRLLPGSGFKKSAKVVGEVMGNFHPHGDQAIYDAMVRLAQSFAVRYPLVDGQGNFGNVDGDNAAAMRYTEARLTEVANLLLEGIDENAVDFRATYDGEDEEPVVLPGAFPNLLANGASGIAVGMATNIPPHNAAELCDAALHLIKHPNASAEKLLEFVPGPDFPTGGVIVSPASDRLEAYSTGRGMMRVRARWEKEEGSRGAWSAIITEIPYQVQKGRLIEQIASQIEARKLPLVGDVRDESAEDVRIVIEPKSRTVDPDLMMESLFKRADLEVRFSLNMNVISQGRVPKVMSLRDVLNEWLHHRRDVLLRRTRHRLDKIAHRLEILGGYLIAYLNLDEVIRIIRESDEPKPELMQAFDLTDVQAEAILNMRLRALRKLEEIEIRKEHEALTAEQTDLTGLLESEERQWKCVSFEISSVKKKFGPDTEIGRRRTTFADAPEIDVEEIQQAMIEREPITVILSEKGWLRTMRGHMTDFSSLSFKEGDRLKIAFPAHTTDKILFFSTGGKAFTLEAARLPGGRGQGEPVRLMVEMDKDSDILAAFVHDPQVKRLVASSVGNGFIIAETDMVANTRKGRQILNVSGSDEARICVPAAGDHVAVIGENRKLLIFPREQLPEMTRGKGVRLQRYKDGGISDVRVFEGEQGLSWSDSAGRTHARSYGDLSEWLGERAQAGRMAPQGFPKSNRFSPAS